One window of the Caldisericota bacterium genome contains the following:
- the yidD gene encoding membrane protein insertion efficiency factor YidD translates to MKTFLLFALKFYRRYISPLKPPTCRFIPTCSDYAVQAVEKYGVKRGGWLAVKRVLRCNPFFPGGNDPVP, encoded by the coding sequence ATGAAAACTTTTTTACTCTTCGCTCTTAAATTTTATAGACGTTATATTTCACCGTTAAAACCACCGACATGCCGTTTTATCCCGACTTGCTCTGATTATGCAGTTCAAGCAGTTGAAAAATATGGGGTAAAGAGGGGTGGATGGCTTGCAGTAAAAAGAGTTTTGCGATGTAATCCTTTTTTCCCTGGAGGAAACGACCCTGTCCCATAA
- the rnpA gene encoding ribonuclease P protein component, with protein MKLWERLKGKDFKDVLENSKKYFGHFVVVFVSNRTQGKVGFITSKKVGNAVERNRAKRLMRESFLKIEDKLLKDRSYVIVAKKSITTVKMQDVLIDLSGILRKECKE; from the coding sequence TTGAAATTGTGGGAAAGGCTTAAAGGGAAAGACTTTAAAGATGTACTGGAAAACTCAAAGAAATACTTTGGGCATTTTGTTGTTGTGTTTGTTTCGAATCGAACACAAGGGAAAGTTGGATTTATTACATCTAAAAAAGTAGGGAATGCTGTAGAGCGGAATAGAGCGAAACGATTAATGAGAGAATCGTTTTTAAAAATTGAGGATAAACTATTGAAGGATAGAAGTTATGTCATTGTTGCAAAGAAAAGTATAACAACTGTTAAAATGCAGGATGTTTTAATAGATTTGTCAGGGATTTTAAGAAAGGAGTGTAAGGAATGA
- the rpmH gene encoding 50S ribosomal protein L34: protein MRINYKPHNKKRARHLGFRKRMKSPGGRRILNRRRTKSRIKLSV from the coding sequence ATGAGGATAAATTATAAACCGCATAATAAGAAACGTGCCAGACATTTGGGATTCAGGAAAAGGATGAAATCGCCTGGCGGCAGAAGAATTTTAAACAGAAGAAGAACAAAAAGCAGGATAAAGCTTTCAGTATAG
- a CDS encoding DciA family protein, with product MNTLKYILDSVLQKKQIYVKIKGNLALLKWGEIVGEKLSNYTTPIFYKENTIFIGVISPLFMRELTFMKTDILKKINESIPDSPIKNIKFKLVSQIQKKVRERTKEDEYLSYQDIKLTQSDIDWVKSVADRLKVEKELKEKYVELLTFYKKNERLKGQLGYKMCKKCGTLFKGEGPLCPVCKMKD from the coding sequence ATGAATACTCTTAAATATATTTTAGACAGCGTTCTTCAAAAAAAGCAAATTTATGTCAAAATTAAAGGAAATCTTGCGCTTTTAAAGTGGGGCGAGATTGTTGGTGAAAAACTTTCCAACTATACAACGCCTATTTTTTATAAAGAAAATACAATTTTTATAGGAGTGATAAGCCCATTATTTATGCGAGAACTTACATTCATGAAAACGGATATACTAAAGAAAATTAACGAAAGTATCCCAGATTCACCAATCAAAAATATTAAATTTAAATTAGTATCACAAATACAAAAGAAGGTAAGGGAAAGAACCAAAGAAGATGAATATCTTTCTTATCAGGATATAAAACTTACACAAAGCGACATTGATTGGGTAAAATCTGTAGCGGATAGGTTAAAGGTCGAGAAAGAGCTTAAAGAGAAATATGTTGAACTACTTACCTTTTATAAAAAAAATGAGAGGTTAAAAGGACAGTTAGGGTATAAGATGTGCAAGAAATGTGGTACTTTGTTTAAAGGCGAGGGCCCACTTTGCCCTGTTTGCAAGATGAAGGACTAA